The following proteins are encoded in a genomic region of Acidimicrobiia bacterium:
- a CDS encoding sigma-70 family RNA polymerase sigma factor — MAARSSSPEGNEDLRKYLDSVGSFELLTAEQEVDLAKTIEAGKEAVEMLASRSDHTIPERIKLDRAIRRGLEARQTFINANLRLVVSIAKRYSKASLPLLDLIQEGNLGLIRAVEKFEYRKGFKFSTYATWWIRQAITRAIADKGRTIRVPVHMIDTISLVRHTEQHLFKHSGQSPTAGEIGDEAGIPEARVREALKYAPEPISIFEPVGEDDAVLGDFIEDMGAEAPFDAIASAFQSADLQRFLARLTDREREVLEMRYGLKSDIPCTLDQVGQHFSLTRERIRQIEAKALAKLRHPSSPANLRRLFAG; from the coding sequence ATGGCCGCCAGATCGAGTAGTCCAGAAGGCAACGAGGACCTCCGAAAGTACTTGGACAGTGTTGGCTCGTTTGAACTTCTCACAGCCGAACAGGAAGTAGACCTGGCCAAGACCATCGAAGCGGGCAAAGAAGCCGTCGAGATGCTCGCCAGTCGAAGTGACCACACGATCCCGGAGCGGATCAAATTGGATCGGGCGATCCGCAGGGGTCTCGAGGCCCGCCAGACGTTCATCAATGCCAACCTCCGCCTGGTCGTCTCGATCGCGAAACGGTATTCGAAAGCCTCACTCCCCCTGCTGGACCTCATCCAGGAGGGGAACCTTGGCCTCATTCGGGCCGTTGAAAAATTCGAATATCGCAAAGGCTTCAAGTTCTCGACGTATGCCACCTGGTGGATCCGTCAGGCCATCACCAGAGCGATCGCCGACAAGGGCCGCACCATTCGAGTACCCGTCCACATGATCGACACCATCAGCCTGGTCCGCCACACCGAACAGCACCTGTTCAAACACAGCGGACAATCCCCCACCGCCGGAGAAATCGGCGATGAGGCCGGGATCCCCGAAGCCCGGGTGCGAGAGGCCCTCAAGTACGCCCCGGAGCCGATCTCGATTTTCGAACCGGTCGGAGAGGACGACGCCGTTCTTGGCGACTTCATCGAGGACATGGGTGCCGAAGCACCGTTCGACGCCATCGCCTCGGCGTTCCAATCTGCCGACCTGCAGCGATTCCTTGCCCGACTCACCGACCGAGAACGTGAGGTGCTCGAGATGCGGTACGGCTTGAAGTCCGACATCCCGTGCACGCTCGACCAGGTGGGCCAACACTTCAGCCTGACCCGGGAACGTATCCGGCAGATTGAAGCGAAGGCCCTCGCCAAGCTGCGGCACCCGTCGAGCCCTGCGAATCTCCGACGACTGTTCGCCGGTTGA
- a CDS encoding WhiB family transcriptional regulator, translated as MINLYEQGLCVSGDVADLFFSENVRDLGQAQAICAECSVQIECLEIALEKGEEWGVWGGVIFWDGVPFYRRRGRGRPRKDQSNSPLEADRADLWQLVETA; from the coding sequence ATGATCAACCTATATGAGCAAGGTCTGTGTGTATCAGGCGATGTGGCCGACCTCTTCTTCTCGGAAAACGTCCGGGACTTGGGACAGGCTCAGGCCATCTGCGCCGAATGCTCAGTTCAGATCGAGTGTCTCGAGATTGCCCTGGAAAAGGGCGAAGAGTGGGGCGTGTGGGGCGGCGTCATCTTTTGGGATGGGGTGCCGTTCTATCGTCGCAGAGGACGGGGCCGTCCTCGCAAGGACCAATCCAACTCGCCACTCGAAGCCGACCGGGCCGACCTGTGGCAACTCGTCGAGACTGCGTAA